One window from the genome of Paraconexibacter algicola encodes:
- the cobF gene encoding precorrin-6A synthase (deacetylating), which translates to MSGRLLLIGIGCGDPEHLTLRAARAIAELDVLFVVTKGRGPDDELVGLRRELVRRHRPTGAPLREVELADPPRPWRTAPDYAEAVATWRAGRAALWRAALADIADGRTGGFLVWGDPSLYESTLAVVQEVREGLALELEVIPGVSSVHALTARHAIPLNRVGGAVQIMPARRLAAHGMPDGVDDVVVMLDPDCAFTALDPDGLDIHWGAFVGTPDELLLAGPLAQTGPRIVSARAAAKARKGWMFDLYLLRRR; encoded by the coding sequence GTGAGCGGCCGGCTGCTGCTCATCGGGATCGGCTGCGGCGACCCCGAGCACCTGACGCTGCGCGCCGCGCGCGCGATCGCCGAGCTCGACGTCCTGTTCGTCGTCACGAAGGGCCGCGGGCCCGACGACGAGCTCGTCGGGCTGCGCCGCGAGCTCGTCCGTCGCCACCGCCCGACGGGCGCGCCGCTGCGCGAGGTCGAGCTGGCCGACCCGCCGCGCCCGTGGCGGACCGCCCCGGACTACGCGGAGGCGGTCGCGACGTGGCGCGCCGGTCGCGCCGCCCTGTGGCGCGCGGCGCTCGCCGACATCGCCGACGGGCGGACCGGCGGGTTCCTCGTGTGGGGCGACCCGTCCCTGTACGAGTCGACGCTCGCGGTCGTGCAGGAGGTCCGGGAGGGCCTCGCTCTCGAGCTCGAGGTGATCCCGGGGGTGAGCAGCGTCCACGCGCTCACGGCCCGTCACGCGATCCCGCTCAACCGCGTCGGCGGGGCCGTCCAGATCATGCCCGCGCGCCGCCTGGCCGCGCACGGCATGCCCGACGGTGTGGACGACGTCGTGGTGATGCTCGACCCCGACTGCGCGTTCACGGCGCTCGACCCCGACGGCCTGGACATCCACTGGGGCGCGTTCGTCGGGACCCCGGACGAGCTGCTGCTCGCCGGGCCGCTCGCGCAGACCGGGCCGCGGATCGTCTCGGCGCGCGCCGCGGCGAAGGCCCGCAAGGGCTGGATGTTCGACCTCTACCTGCTGCGCCGCCGATGA
- the cobM gene encoding precorrin-4 C(11)-methyltransferase yields MTVFFVGAGPGAADLLTLRAARVLAAAPVCVYAGALVPEEVLAHCPPGAELVDSQHLTLDEIEAVLARAHAREQDVARLHSGDPSLYSAVTEQAQRLRARGIPYEIVPGVPAYAAAAATIGRELTVPGVAQTVVLTRHARQATAMPAGEELDGLAAHGATLVLHLATQALDELAPRLAHHYGADCPAVVVARASWPDERVLTGTLATIARQVAQAGVRRTATILVGPALAGADADGACASHLYSAARERP; encoded by the coding sequence GTGACGGTCTTCTTCGTCGGCGCGGGCCCGGGCGCCGCGGACCTCCTGACGCTCCGCGCGGCCCGCGTGCTCGCCGCCGCCCCCGTCTGCGTGTACGCGGGCGCGCTCGTGCCCGAGGAGGTGCTCGCCCACTGCCCGCCCGGTGCCGAGCTCGTCGACTCCCAGCACCTCACGCTCGACGAGATCGAGGCGGTCCTCGCGCGCGCGCACGCGCGTGAGCAGGACGTCGCGCGCCTGCACTCGGGGGACCCGTCGCTCTACAGCGCGGTGACCGAGCAGGCGCAGCGACTGCGCGCCCGCGGCATCCCGTACGAGATCGTGCCGGGCGTCCCCGCCTACGCGGCCGCCGCGGCGACGATCGGCCGCGAGCTCACCGTGCCCGGGGTCGCGCAGACGGTCGTGCTGACCCGGCACGCCCGCCAGGCCACCGCGATGCCCGCCGGGGAGGAGCTCGACGGGCTCGCCGCGCACGGCGCGACGCTCGTGCTGCATCTCGCGACGCAGGCGCTCGACGAGCTCGCCCCGCGCCTCGCGCACCACTACGGGGCCGACTGCCCGGCGGTCGTGGTGGCGCGCGCATCGTGGCCGGACGAGCGGGTGCTGACCGGCACGCTCGCGACGATCGCCCGCCAGGTCGCCCAGGCCGGGGTCCGCCGGACCGCGACGATCCTCGTCGGTCCCGCGCTCGCGGGGGCGGACGCCGACGGGGCGTGCGCGTCGCACCTCTACAGCGCCGCGCGGGAGCGGCCGTGA
- the cbiE gene encoding precorrin-6y C5,15-methyltransferase (decarboxylating) subunit CbiE — translation MSAPVQVVGIGADGWAGLGPAARTAIADARSLLGSPRQLGLVPAEATAADRHAWPSPLRDAYATTLPALADAGGLAVLASGDPMLHGVGATLADRLGPGRLRVHPHVSAFQLACARLGWAAATVELVSAVARPADVVATQLQPGRRLVAYVTGRDGAARLAAALRERAHGASTLVVAERLGAPDERVTRTTAAAFDGDADPLHLVAVEVRPDHAGVPLLPRTPGLPDEAYAHDGQLTKRDVRAITLAALAPVPHALLWDVGAGSGSVGIEWCRAEPTARTLGFEPDPVRAARARENARTLGVPDRVEIREGRAPDALAQAPAPDAVFVGGAVSVPGVLDAAWSALAPGGRLVANAVTVESEQAVIVARAAHGGRLVRIQLAHADAVGAFTAMRPALPITQWAVRKP, via the coding sequence ATGAGCGCCCCGGTCCAGGTCGTGGGCATCGGCGCCGACGGCTGGGCGGGCCTGGGCCCTGCCGCCCGCACCGCGATCGCGGACGCGCGCAGCCTGCTCGGCTCGCCGCGCCAGCTCGGGCTCGTCCCCGCCGAGGCGACCGCGGCGGACCGTCACGCCTGGCCGTCGCCGCTGCGCGACGCGTACGCCACGACGCTCCCGGCGCTCGCCGACGCGGGCGGGCTCGCCGTGCTCGCCTCCGGCGACCCGATGCTCCACGGCGTCGGCGCCACGCTCGCGGACCGCCTCGGCCCCGGGCGGCTGCGCGTCCACCCGCACGTGTCGGCGTTCCAGCTCGCCTGCGCCCGGCTGGGCTGGGCGGCGGCGACCGTCGAGCTCGTCAGCGCGGTCGCGCGGCCCGCGGACGTCGTCGCCACCCAGCTGCAGCCCGGCCGGCGGCTGGTCGCCTACGTCACGGGCCGTGACGGTGCGGCGCGCCTCGCCGCGGCGCTGCGCGAGCGCGCCCACGGCGCCAGCACGCTCGTCGTCGCCGAGCGGCTCGGCGCGCCGGACGAGCGCGTGACCCGCACGACCGCGGCGGCGTTCGACGGGGACGCCGACCCGCTGCACCTCGTCGCCGTCGAGGTCCGTCCCGACCACGCCGGGGTCCCGCTGCTCCCGCGCACCCCGGGCCTGCCCGACGAGGCCTACGCCCACGACGGCCAGCTCACCAAGCGGGACGTCCGCGCGATCACGCTCGCCGCCCTCGCCCCCGTGCCGCACGCCCTGCTCTGGGACGTCGGCGCGGGCTCCGGCTCGGTCGGCATCGAGTGGTGCCGCGCGGAGCCGACCGCGCGCACCCTGGGCTTCGAGCCCGACCCGGTCCGGGCCGCCCGGGCCCGCGAGAACGCGCGCACGCTCGGGGTGCCCGACCGGGTGGAGATCCGCGAGGGACGCGCCCCCGACGCGCTCGCCCAGGCGCCCGCCCCGGACGCGGTGTTCGTCGGCGGCGCCGTCAGCGTCCCCGGCGTGCTCGACGCCGCCTGGTCGGCGCTCGCGCCCGGCGGCCGACTGGTCGCCAACGCGGTCACGGTCGAGTCCGAGCAGGCGGTGATCGTCGCCCGGGCCGCACACGGCGGGCGGCTCGTGCGGATCCAGCTCGCGCACGCCGACGCGGTCGGCGCGTTCACCGCGATGCGCCCCGCGCTCCCGATCACGCAGTGGGCGGTGCGCAAGCCGTGA
- a CDS encoding precorrin-8X methylmutase, whose product MSTYIQDGAEIYRQSFATIRAETPGLEALDPVLERTVVRMIHACGMTDLVGDIAASPGFGAAGEAALQAGAAVLCDTNMVASGVTRRRLPADNPVLCTLTDPRVADHAAAIGNTRTAAAVELWADHLAGALVVIGNAPTALFHLLDLLEAERLPRPAAIVGAPVGFIGAAESKEDLALRAPALGVEHVIVRGRRGGSAIAAAAVNALASAVE is encoded by the coding sequence ATGAGCACGTACATCCAGGACGGCGCCGAGATCTACCGGCAGTCGTTCGCCACCATCCGCGCCGAGACCCCGGGACTGGAGGCGCTCGACCCGGTGCTCGAGCGGACCGTCGTGCGCATGATCCACGCGTGCGGCATGACCGACCTGGTCGGCGACATCGCCGCCTCCCCCGGCTTCGGCGCCGCGGGCGAGGCCGCGCTGCAGGCGGGCGCCGCGGTGCTGTGCGACACGAACATGGTCGCGTCGGGCGTCACGCGCCGCCGGCTCCCCGCCGACAACCCGGTGCTCTGCACCCTGACCGACCCGCGCGTCGCCGACCACGCCGCCGCGATCGGCAACACCCGCACGGCGGCCGCGGTCGAGCTCTGGGCCGACCACCTCGCCGGGGCGCTCGTCGTCATCGGCAACGCCCCGACCGCCCTGTTCCACCTCCTCGACCTGCTCGAGGCCGAGCGGCTGCCGCGCCCCGCCGCGATCGTCGGCGCGCCCGTCGGCTTCATCGGGGCCGCCGAGTCCAAGGAGGACCTCGCGCTGCGCGCGCCCGCCCTGGGCGTCGAGCACGTGATCGTCCGCGGCCGCCGGGGCGGCAGCGCGATCGCCGCCGCAGCCGTCAACGCCCTCGCGAGCGCCGTCGAATGA
- a CDS encoding bifunctional adenosylcobinamide kinase/adenosylcobinamide-phosphate guanylyltransferase: MSLVVVIGGTRSGKSARAEALAAASGLSVTYVATGAVIDGEMRERVARHRARRPARWATVEPDADPLAVAATIARDGGCALVDGIGGWLATAQHHGTDLAACVAAARELSTRGGRVIVVAEHAGAGVTPMDALTRAWVDAVGEVTQALVARAEVAELVVAGRVVPLAAGAPAGGDRPLVGTSEGDEVRPVAPTSGAGGGPPDDALADLRVHGDAALAPGLADHAVNVLDGGPPGWLRAALRTALETAVDRYPDERDACAALAARHGRTPGEVVPTNGAAEALWLLGPALAPRHAAVVHPAFTETEAGLRAHGIPVTRVLRDPDAGFALHPSAVPADADLVVVGNPASPSGTLDPAAALLALRAPGRTVVVDEAFLDLVPGEPGSLAAEPLPDVIVVRSLTKSLALAGVRAGYALAAPALAQRLRDVRPPWSVNALALAALRAAAERPDALADAARRAEAEREDLVARLADAVPGLRTWPSVTNFVLVEMPDGPGAVARLRADGIAVRHAASFPGLHAGHVRLTARDPQANARLVAALAAAVPAGVR, from the coding sequence GTGAGCCTCGTCGTCGTCATCGGCGGGACCCGCTCCGGGAAGAGCGCGCGGGCGGAGGCGCTCGCGGCCGCGTCCGGGCTGTCCGTGACCTACGTCGCGACCGGCGCGGTCATCGACGGGGAGATGCGCGAGCGCGTCGCCCGCCACCGCGCGCGACGCCCGGCGCGGTGGGCGACCGTGGAGCCGGACGCCGACCCGCTCGCGGTCGCCGCCACGATCGCGCGCGACGGCGGCTGCGCGCTCGTCGACGGGATCGGGGGCTGGCTGGCGACCGCCCAGCACCACGGCACGGACCTCGCGGCGTGCGTCGCGGCGGCCCGCGAGCTGTCGACGCGCGGCGGCCGGGTGATCGTCGTGGCCGAGCACGCCGGTGCGGGCGTGACGCCGATGGACGCGCTCACCCGCGCGTGGGTCGACGCGGTCGGCGAGGTCACCCAGGCGCTCGTCGCCCGCGCGGAGGTCGCGGAGCTCGTCGTCGCCGGACGGGTCGTCCCGCTCGCCGCGGGCGCCCCGGCGGGGGGCGACCGGCCTCTTGTCGGCACGTCGGAGGGGGACGAGGTGCGCCCGGTCGCGCCCACCTCCGGCGCGGGCGGCGGCCCGCCCGACGACGCCCTCGCCGACCTGCGGGTGCACGGTGACGCGGCGCTGGCGCCCGGCCTCGCGGACCATGCGGTGAACGTGCTCGACGGCGGCCCGCCCGGCTGGCTGCGCGCCGCGCTGCGCACCGCCCTGGAGACGGCCGTCGATCGCTATCCCGACGAGCGCGACGCCTGCGCCGCGCTCGCCGCCCGTCACGGCCGCACCCCCGGGGAGGTCGTGCCGACCAACGGGGCCGCCGAGGCCCTGTGGCTGCTCGGTCCCGCGCTCGCGCCCCGGCACGCCGCGGTCGTCCACCCCGCGTTCACCGAGACCGAGGCCGGCCTGCGCGCCCACGGCATCCCCGTCACGCGCGTGCTGCGCGACCCCGACGCGGGCTTCGCGCTGCACCCGTCCGCCGTCCCCGCCGACGCGGACCTCGTCGTCGTCGGCAACCCCGCGTCCCCCTCCGGCACGCTGGACCCGGCCGCCGCGCTCCTGGCCCTGCGCGCCCCGGGCCGCACGGTCGTCGTCGACGAGGCGTTCCTCGACCTCGTGCCGGGGGAGCCGGGATCGCTCGCCGCCGAGCCGCTCCCGGACGTGATCGTGGTGCGGTCGCTGACGAAGTCGCTCGCGCTCGCCGGGGTGCGCGCCGGCTACGCCCTGGCCGCCCCCGCGCTCGCGCAGCGCCTGCGCGATGTGCGCCCGCCGTGGTCGGTCAACGCGCTCGCGCTCGCCGCGCTGCGGGCCGCGGCGGAGCGGCCCGACGCGCTCGCCGACGCCGCGCGCCGCGCCGAGGCCGAACGCGAGGACCTCGTCGCGCGGCTCGCCGACGCCGTTCCGGGCCTGCGGACCTGGCCGTCGGTGACGAACTTCGTGCTCGTCGAGATGCCCGACGGGCCCGGCGCCGTCGCCCGGCTGCGGGCCGACGGCATCGCGGTCCGGCACGCCGCCTCGTTCCCGGGCCTGCACGCGGGGCACGTGCGGCTCACCGCGCGCGACCCGCAGGCCAACGCGAGGCTCGTCGCCGCGCTCGCGGCCGCCGTCCCGGCAGGGGTCCGATGA
- a CDS encoding precorrin-2 C(20)-methyltransferase, with product MSGRLTGLGVGPGDPELLTVKALRILQAADVVAYPIARGRRGVARSAAAPHLRDHQLELPLVYPTTVEGTDDAQAYDRALRDYYDAGAEAIAAHLDAGRDVVVLCEGDPFFYGSYMYLHERLAHRYPTEVVPGVTAFSAAAAAAGAPLCKHDDVLTVLPGTLPRAELARRLADGDAAVVMKLGRTFAGARAAAQDAGVADRGVYVERASHPDQRVAALEDVDAGGVPYMSIVLVPTSADDRLRRERDRPRAVADTPPATAASDGAGGWVSVVGLGPAGPAWRTPEASATLDAADALIGYDTYVRRVPDRPGLERFPTDNRVELDRARHALELAAAGRRVAVVSSGDPGIFAMAAAVLEAWEEERAAGSPLGDVDVRVVPGISAMQAAAARVGAPLGHDFAVVSLSDILKPWEVVERRLDAAGAADFALALYNPASRTRREQLDRAVEVLRRHRAPDTPVVVARAVGAPEETVDVVGLGELDTAVVDMRTLLLVGSSQSRVTTGTDGRSIVHTPRSYPVRA from the coding sequence ATGAGCGGGCGGCTGACCGGCCTGGGCGTCGGCCCGGGCGACCCCGAGCTGCTGACCGTCAAGGCGCTGCGGATCCTGCAGGCCGCCGACGTCGTCGCGTACCCGATCGCCCGCGGCCGCCGCGGGGTCGCGCGCTCGGCCGCCGCCCCGCACCTGCGCGACCACCAGCTCGAGCTGCCGCTCGTGTACCCCACGACGGTCGAGGGCACCGACGACGCGCAGGCCTACGACCGGGCGCTGCGCGACTACTACGACGCGGGCGCGGAGGCGATCGCCGCCCACCTCGACGCGGGCCGCGACGTCGTCGTGCTCTGCGAGGGCGACCCGTTCTTCTACGGCTCCTACATGTACCTGCACGAGCGTCTCGCGCACCGCTACCCGACCGAGGTCGTGCCCGGCGTGACCGCGTTCAGCGCCGCCGCGGCCGCCGCGGGCGCCCCGCTGTGCAAGCACGACGACGTGCTCACCGTGCTGCCGGGCACGCTGCCGCGCGCCGAGCTCGCCCGGCGCCTGGCCGACGGCGACGCCGCCGTCGTGATGAAGCTCGGCCGCACCTTCGCCGGTGCGCGCGCGGCCGCGCAGGACGCCGGGGTCGCGGACCGCGGCGTCTACGTCGAGCGGGCCTCCCATCCCGACCAGCGGGTCGCCGCGCTCGAGGACGTCGACGCGGGCGGGGTGCCGTACATGTCGATCGTGCTCGTGCCGACGAGCGCCGACGACCGGCTGCGCCGCGAGCGCGACCGGCCCCGTGCGGTCGCGGACACCCCGCCGGCCACCGCTGCGAGCGACGGCGCGGGCGGCTGGGTCAGCGTCGTCGGGCTCGGTCCCGCCGGCCCCGCGTGGCGCACGCCCGAGGCGAGCGCCACGCTCGACGCCGCCGACGCCCTCATCGGCTACGACACCTACGTGCGGCGCGTGCCCGACCGGCCGGGCCTCGAGCGGTTCCCGACCGACAACCGCGTCGAGCTCGACCGTGCGCGCCACGCGCTCGAGCTCGCGGCCGCCGGACGGCGCGTCGCGGTCGTGTCCTCCGGGGACCCCGGGATCTTCGCGATGGCCGCCGCCGTGCTCGAGGCGTGGGAGGAGGAGCGCGCCGCGGGCTCCCCGCTCGGCGACGTCGACGTGCGCGTCGTGCCGGGCATCAGCGCCATGCAGGCCGCCGCGGCGCGCGTCGGGGCACCGCTGGGCCACGACTTCGCGGTCGTGTCGCTGAGCGACATCCTCAAGCCCTGGGAGGTCGTCGAGCGACGCCTGGACGCCGCGGGCGCGGCGGACTTCGCGCTTGCGCTCTACAACCCGGCCTCGCGCACCCGCCGCGAGCAGCTCGACCGTGCCGTCGAGGTGCTGCGGCGCCACCGCGCGCCGGACACGCCCGTCGTCGTCGCCCGCGCGGTCGGCGCGCCCGAGGAGACGGTCGACGTCGTCGGCCTCGGCGAGCTCGACACCGCCGTGGTCGACATGCGCACGCTGCTGCTCGTCGGGTCGTCGCAGTCCCGGGTGACCACCGGCACCGACGGGCGCAGCATCGTCCACACGCCACGTTCGTATCCGGTACGCGCCTGA
- a CDS encoding cobalt-precorrin-6A reductase, with translation MTAGRVLVLGGTGEARDLAALLVADGVPVTSSLAGRVARPRLPAGEVRVGGFGGVDGLRAYLREHAVRAVVDATHPFAERIGANAARACAADGVPLLRLARPGWTERPGDRWHRVPDLPTAAALVRDLGARVFLTSGRQGLGAFSGDATTWFLVRTVDPPDPADLPPRHELLLDRGPYRREGEGALLDAHRIDVLVTKDSGGALTVAKLDAARERGLPVVVVDRPQRAAVEQVSDAATAAAWVLAR, from the coding sequence ATGACCGCCGGCCGCGTGCTCGTGCTGGGCGGCACCGGCGAGGCGCGCGACCTCGCCGCGCTGCTCGTCGCCGACGGGGTGCCGGTGACGAGCTCCCTGGCGGGCCGGGTCGCCCGTCCGCGCCTGCCGGCCGGGGAGGTCCGGGTGGGCGGCTTCGGCGGCGTCGACGGCCTGCGCGCGTACCTGCGCGAGCACGCGGTGCGGGCCGTGGTCGACGCCACGCACCCGTTCGCCGAGCGCATCGGCGCGAACGCGGCCCGGGCCTGCGCGGCGGACGGCGTGCCGCTGCTGCGCCTGGCCCGGCCCGGATGGACGGAGCGTCCGGGGGACCGCTGGCACCGCGTGCCGGACCTGCCCACGGCCGCCGCGCTCGTCCGCGATCTCGGCGCGCGGGTCTTCCTGACGAGCGGCCGGCAGGGGCTCGGTGCGTTCTCGGGGGACGCGACGACCTGGTTCCTCGTCCGCACGGTCGACCCGCCCGACCCGGCGGACCTCCCGCCCCGTCACGAGCTGCTCCTGGACCGCGGCCCGTACCGGCGGGAGGGCGAGGGCGCGTTGCTCGACGCGCACCGCATCGACGTGCTCGTCACGAAGGACTCGGGGGGCGCGCTGACGGTCGCGAAGCTCGACGCGGCCCGCGAGCGCGGCCTGCCGGTCGTGGTCGTCGACCGGCCGCAGCGGGCGGCGGTCGAGCAGGTGTCGGACGCCGCCACGGCGGCCGCCTGGGTGCTGGCCCGCTAG
- a CDS encoding MOSC domain-containing protein, with protein sequence MLHGTVVSLHRWPVKSMGGEQVDALVVDGRGAAGDRTHALYDVHQDASRRLTARQASRMLRWSARYPDVAPDALDPDDPPLPHLTAPDGAGPWRWDDPALPGALAADLGRSVTLRRDVTGQQDLGGTVLLTTAATHAAVEDVLGDLDLRRWRTNVHVRLDGVPAYAEEDWEGGSMEIGGVPFTFLHPCVRCVIPTRDPDTAERRPEILRWITRARSGLFGMNARPTARGVLRVGDTVTIAPPGR encoded by the coding sequence ATGCTGCACGGCACGGTCGTCTCGCTGCACCGCTGGCCCGTCAAGTCGATGGGCGGCGAGCAGGTCGACGCGCTCGTGGTCGACGGGCGCGGCGCGGCGGGCGACCGCACGCACGCGCTCTACGACGTCCACCAGGACGCCTCCCGGCGGCTGACCGCCCGGCAGGCCTCGCGGATGCTGCGCTGGTCGGCGCGCTACCCGGACGTGGCGCCCGACGCGCTCGACCCCGACGACCCGCCGCTGCCGCACCTGACCGCACCCGACGGCGCCGGCCCGTGGCGGTGGGACGACCCGGCGCTGCCCGGCGCGCTGGCCGCCGACCTCGGCCGGTCGGTGACGCTGCGCCGCGACGTGACCGGACAGCAGGACCTCGGGGGCACCGTGCTGCTCACGACGGCCGCCACCCACGCGGCGGTCGAGGACGTGCTCGGCGACCTCGACCTGCGGCGCTGGCGCACGAACGTGCACGTCCGGCTCGACGGCGTGCCCGCGTACGCGGAGGAGGACTGGGAGGGCGGGTCGATGGAGATCGGCGGCGTGCCGTTCACCTTCCTGCACCCGTGCGTGCGCTGCGTGATCCCGACGCGCGACCCGGACACCGCGGAGCGCCGCCCGGAGATCCTGCGCTGGATCACGCGGGCGCGCAGCGGCCTGTTCGGGATGAACGCCCGGCCGACCGCCCGCGGAGTCCTGCGCGTCGGGGACACCGTGACCATCGCGCCACCCGGCCGTTGA
- a CDS encoding precorrin-3B synthase, giving the protein MPVTVKDPSARRAPSDRASAHDRCPGLLRPHEAQDGLLVRARPFGGRIGAAALRAVAGAARRGNGIVELTARANLQVRGLAAADLEPLAATFAATGLLRSATHDRVRNALADPLAGRRAGSLADARRIDAVLDALDDALCGDPRLATLPGRYLHVIDDGSGATATVDADVRLTARPDGRWEVAAGPLGTRVEADPVAAAVALARRFLAVRPPGAWRIAELPGACATPSAPAVGTAAPPLVGVLRQPDGRDAVGALAPLGRLAAETLELLADEVGRGARARVSHRRTVALVDLEPGRAGGVLAALAASGLVVTPGTGWEGLTACAGRGACGSALADVRAAAAARAAERPADAPREHWSACPRRCGQTPEVRRAVTARPDGGWEVQA; this is encoded by the coding sequence GTGCCCGTCACGGTGAAGGACCCATCGGCGCGTCGCGCGCCGTCAGACCGCGCTTCCGCGCACGATCGCTGCCCGGGGCTCCTGCGGCCGCACGAGGCCCAGGACGGCCTGCTCGTCCGGGCCCGCCCGTTCGGCGGGCGGATCGGGGCGGCCGCGCTGCGCGCCGTCGCGGGCGCCGCCCGTCGCGGCAACGGGATCGTCGAGCTGACCGCGCGCGCCAACCTGCAGGTGCGCGGCCTCGCGGCCGCCGACCTCGAGCCGCTCGCCGCCACGTTCGCCGCGACCGGGCTGCTGCGCTCCGCGACGCACGACCGGGTCCGCAACGCGCTCGCCGACCCGCTCGCCGGTCGCCGCGCCGGCTCGCTCGCCGACGCCCGCCGGATCGACGCCGTGCTCGACGCGCTCGACGACGCGCTGTGCGGCGACCCGCGGCTCGCGACGCTCCCCGGCCGCTACCTGCACGTGATCGACGACGGCAGCGGCGCGACCGCCACGGTCGACGCGGACGTGCGCCTCACCGCGCGCCCCGACGGCCGCTGGGAGGTCGCGGCCGGCCCGCTCGGCACCCGCGTGGAGGCCGACCCGGTCGCGGCCGCCGTCGCGCTCGCCCGCCGCTTCCTCGCGGTGCGCCCGCCGGGCGCGTGGCGGATCGCCGAGCTGCCCGGCGCGTGCGCGACCCCGTCGGCCCCCGCGGTCGGGACCGCCGCGCCGCCGCTCGTCGGCGTGCTGCGCCAGCCCGACGGGCGTGACGCGGTCGGGGCGCTCGCCCCGCTGGGCCGCCTCGCCGCGGAGACGCTCGAGCTCCTCGCCGACGAGGTCGGCCGCGGCGCGCGCGCCCGTGTCTCGCACCGGCGGACCGTCGCGCTCGTGGACCTGGAGCCCGGCCGCGCCGGCGGCGTCCTCGCCGCCCTCGCCGCCAGCGGGCTGGTCGTCACCCCCGGGACGGGCTGGGAGGGCCTGACCGCGTGCGCCGGACGCGGGGCCTGCGGATCGGCGCTCGCCGACGTGCGCGCCGCCGCGGCCGCACGGGCCGCGGAGCGCCCGGCGGACGCCCCGCGCGAGCACTGGTCCGCCTGCCCGCGACGCTGCGGCCAGACCCCGGAGGTCCGGCGCGCCGTCACCGCCCGTCCGGACGGCGGCTGGGAGGTGCAGGCATGA
- a CDS encoding organic hydroperoxide resistance protein, producing the protein MSKILYTAQATVSGGRGDGHGETSDGALAVDLRMPAELGGEGGGTNPEQLFAIGFAACFEGALGAVARRTKAELGDVSITSRVNLHPTPERGFALSVEMDVTLPGVPDAAAAADIVRAAHEVCPYSNATRGNIDVTFTANGAAV; encoded by the coding sequence ATGAGCAAGATCCTCTACACCGCCCAGGCCACCGTCTCCGGGGGCCGGGGCGACGGCCACGGCGAGACCTCCGACGGGGCGCTCGCCGTGGACCTGCGGATGCCGGCCGAGCTCGGCGGCGAGGGCGGCGGGACGAACCCCGAGCAGCTGTTCGCGATCGGCTTCGCCGCCTGCTTCGAGGGCGCGCTCGGGGCCGTCGCCCGGCGCACGAAGGCGGAGCTCGGGGACGTGTCGATCACCTCGCGCGTGAACCTCCACCCCACGCCCGAGCGCGGCTTCGCGCTGTCGGTCGAGATGGACGTGACGCTCCCCGGCGTGCCGGACGCGGCGGCCGCCGCCGACATCGTCCGCGCGGCGCACGAGGTCTGCCCGTACTCCAACGCGACGCGCGGCAACATCGACGTGACGTTCACCGCCAACGGGGCCGCCGTCTAG